A single Sutterella megalosphaeroides DNA region contains:
- the waaC gene encoding lipopolysaccharide heptosyltransferase I — MKVLIVKTSSMGDIIHALPLVHDLTGGHPEAEIHWLAEESFRDIPTFAPAVSTVHRTAFRRWRRTPFAANVREEIGALKSALRAADYDAVLDIQGLLRSAVAARWTGKPVTGYTRRTVREPLASWFYDKKLDLPESLGAVRRYRLAAAETFGYAIDEEHPVFALRADRAVALPVTGPYAALAVNTSRDEKLWPEAHWVRLGEELLRRGMRSVIFWGNPEERLRAERIAARIEGALVPERMPLADVGAVLAGARLMVGVDTGIAHLAAALGRPSVGIFVSTPTETLRLIGDGPCLSLGGVGEVPTVEAVLDAADAVAGAR, encoded by the coding sequence ATGAAAGTACTGATCGTCAAAACCTCGTCCATGGGCGACATCATTCACGCGCTGCCGCTCGTGCACGACCTGACGGGGGGCCATCCCGAAGCGGAAATCCATTGGCTCGCGGAAGAGAGCTTTCGCGACATTCCGACCTTCGCGCCCGCCGTTTCGACCGTGCATCGAACGGCCTTTCGCCGCTGGCGCCGCACGCCCTTCGCCGCGAACGTGCGCGAAGAAATCGGCGCGCTGAAGAGCGCTCTTCGGGCGGCCGATTACGATGCGGTGCTCGACATTCAGGGGCTGTTGCGCTCGGCCGTGGCCGCCCGCTGGACGGGCAAGCCCGTCACGGGCTACACCCGCCGCACGGTGCGCGAGCCGCTGGCGAGCTGGTTTTACGACAAAAAACTCGATTTGCCCGAGTCGCTCGGCGCCGTGCGCCGCTATCGACTCGCCGCGGCCGAAACGTTCGGCTACGCGATCGACGAGGAGCACCCGGTCTTCGCGTTGCGCGCCGACCGAGCCGTGGCTCTGCCCGTTACGGGCCCTTACGCGGCGCTTGCCGTCAATACGAGCCGCGACGAGAAACTCTGGCCCGAAGCGCACTGGGTGCGGCTGGGCGAAGAACTTCTCCGGCGCGGCATGCGGAGCGTGATCTTTTGGGGCAACCCCGAGGAGCGTCTCCGTGCCGAACGCATTGCCGCGCGGATCGAAGGCGCTCTCGTTCCCGAGCGCATGCCGCTTGCCGACGTGGGAGCGGTGCTTGCGGGCGCGCGACTCATGGTGGGGGTCGACACGGGGATCGCGCATCTGGCGGCCGCGCTCGGCCGCCCGAGCGTGGGCATTTTCGTTTCGACCCCGACCGAGACCCTGCGCCTCATCGGCGACGGGCCGTGCCTCTCGCTCGGCGGCGTCGGCGAAGTGCCGACGGTCGAAGCGGTTCTGGACGCGGCCGATGCGGTCGCGGGCGCGCGTTGA
- a CDS encoding glucose-6-phosphate isomerase has protein sequence MTTPSTALLPFLRDCLETGTDATACGIRIDVSRQRLNADDFRRLLDFGRDRGLQEAHARMMAGDVVNRSEGRAALHAALRAFEPDAPRHAEVLAERTRMLRFAQLVLEGRWRGCRGDRVTDIINIGIGGSEMGPRAVWHALRPATPDIRLHFLSSVDGVLLERILSECNPLSTLVVVSSKSFKTRETQVNAAAVDQWLLDNGIVGTDRARHMVVVSANPQAPDIMCLPKENFFRIWDWVGGRFSVWGSIGLPLAVALGPEAFSEFLRGANEMDRHSLSAPLEENLPALLALVAYWNATRLEITSHCLLPYDERLRVMVPWLQQLEMESLGKSHAADGTPIAGHTGQGVWGANGNEAQHSFYQWLREGTGRTSLDIVWSEMPGHRYAEHYRVLLANARAQTEALVTRDPESPYFNAVTAIVIDAVTPRRLGAFMAMYEHKTTMLGTLFGINPFDQPGVELGKRLSKRAEEGIAIGPDAGERA, from the coding sequence ATGACGACGCCCTCCACGGCGCTTCTGCCCTTTTTGCGCGACTGTCTCGAGACGGGAACCGATGCGACGGCCTGCGGCATTCGCATCGACGTGTCGCGGCAGCGACTCAACGCCGACGATTTTCGACGGCTCCTCGACTTCGGTCGCGACCGCGGCCTTCAAGAGGCGCACGCCCGCATGATGGCGGGCGACGTCGTGAATCGCTCCGAGGGGCGGGCGGCGCTTCATGCGGCGCTTCGCGCCTTCGAGCCCGACGCGCCCCGTCACGCCGAGGTGCTCGCCGAGCGGACGCGGATGCTGCGCTTCGCGCAGCTCGTGCTCGAAGGGCGTTGGCGCGGCTGTCGCGGCGACCGGGTGACCGACATCATCAATATCGGGATCGGCGGCTCCGAAATGGGGCCCCGAGCCGTCTGGCACGCGCTGCGTCCGGCGACCCCGGACATTCGTCTGCACTTCTTGTCGAGCGTCGACGGCGTCTTGCTCGAGCGCATTCTCTCCGAATGCAATCCGCTCTCGACCCTCGTCGTCGTTTCGTCGAAGAGCTTCAAGACGCGCGAAACGCAGGTGAACGCGGCGGCGGTCGATCAGTGGCTTCTCGACAACGGGATCGTCGGCACCGACCGGGCGCGCCACATGGTGGTGGTTTCCGCCAACCCGCAGGCGCCCGACATCATGTGCCTGCCGAAGGAAAACTTCTTCCGGATTTGGGATTGGGTGGGCGGACGCTTTTCCGTCTGGGGCTCGATCGGGCTGCCGCTCGCCGTGGCGCTCGGGCCCGAAGCGTTTTCGGAATTCCTGCGGGGCGCGAACGAGATGGACCGCCATTCGCTCTCGGCGCCGCTCGAAGAAAATCTCCCCGCACTCCTTGCGCTCGTCGCGTACTGGAACGCGACGCGCCTGGAAATCACGTCGCACTGCCTTTTGCCTTACGACGAGCGTCTGCGCGTCATGGTTCCGTGGTTGCAGCAGCTCGAAATGGAGTCGCTCGGCAAGTCCCACGCGGCCGACGGCACGCCCATTGCAGGTCATACCGGGCAGGGCGTTTGGGGCGCGAACGGCAACGAAGCCCAGCACAGCTTCTACCAGTGGCTGCGCGAAGGGACGGGCCGCACGAGCCTCGACATCGTTTGGAGCGAGATGCCCGGACACCGCTACGCGGAGCACTACCGCGTCCTTTTGGCGAATGCCCGCGCGCAAACCGAAGCGCTGGTGACGCGCGACCCCGAGAGCCCCTACTTCAACGCGGTGACGGCGATCGTCATCGACGCGGTGACGCCGCGCCGACTCGGCGCCTTCATGGCGATGTACGAGCACAAAACGACGATGCTCGGGACGCTCTTCGGCATCAACCCCTTCGATCAGCCGGGGGTCGAACTCGGCAAGCGGCTCTCGAAGCGAGCCGAAGAGGGGATCGCTATCGGGCCCGATGCGGGAGAGCGCGCATGA